The Ramlibacter sp. PS4R-6 nucleotide sequence CCAGATGCCCTCCTCGGGCAGCGACTTCGTCACCGCGCCCGAGATGACGCCGCTGTTCGCCCGGGCGCTGGCGGTGCAGCTGCGCGAAGCGCTGGACCGCACCGGCACGGACGAGGTCTGGGAATTCGGCGCCGGCTCGGGCGCGCTGGCCGAGCAGTTGCTCTACGAGCTGGGCGACCGCGTGCGCCGCTACACCATCGTCGACGTGTCGGCGACGCTGCAGCGCCGCCAACGCGAACGCGTGGCTGCCTTCGGCGACAAGGTGCAGTGGGCGCTGGAACTGCCCGAGCGCATGTCGGGCGTGGTGGTGGGCAACGAGGTGCTCGACGCGATGCCGGTCAAATTGCTGGCGCGCGTGGATGGCAAGTGGCACGAGCGTGCCGTGTCGTGCGGGGACGAGGGCTTCGTGTGGAACGACCAGCCCACCTTCCTGCGCCCGCCGGCGCCGATCGAGGGCGAGCACGATTACGTGACCGAGGTGCATGCGCAGGCCGAGGCCTTCGTGCGCACGCTGGCCGACCGGCTCGAGCGCGGCGCGGCCTTCTTCATCGACTACGGCTTCCCCGAGGCCGAGTACTACCACCCGCAGCGTTACATGGGCACGCTGATGACCCACCGCGGCCACATGGCGGACCCCGACCCGCTGACGCGCGTCGGCGAGAAGGACATCACGGCCCACGTGAATTTCACCGGCATCGCGATGGCGGCGCAGGAAGCCGGCCTGCTGGCTCTGGGCTTCACGACGCAGGGCCGCTTCCTGCTCAACTGCGGCATCGCGAAGTGGCTCGCCGAGGCCGACCTGCCCGATCGGGCGGCGGGGCACCGCCTGGTGGCGGAACACGAGATGGGCGAGCTCTTCAAGGTGATCGCCTTCCACAAGGGCGAGTGGTGGGACGCGATCTGTTTCAGCGAAGGCGACCGCACGGATCGACTGTAGTCGGGCAAACTCGCACGGATGATTCGCTGGTTCATCGTCGTCTTCCTCGCGTTGCTGCTCATCAACGCGCTCACGCCCTGGCTGCAGCGCGTCGGCTTCGGCAAGCTGCCGGGCGATTTCCGCTTCCGCTGGCTCGGGCGCGAATGGTTCCTGCCCGTCACCAGCACCATCGTCCTGAGCCTGCTCGTCAGCCTGGTCGCGAAGGTGATCTGACATGAAAGCTTGCATCGACATCGGCGGGACCAAGGTGGCGGTGAGCCTGAACAGCGGCGCGGGCCTGGAGCTCATCGCGCGGCGCAGCGAACCCACGGCCAAGGAAGGCACGAACGACGCGCTCGCGCGCCAGATCGTGCGCATGGTCGACGCGGCCTGCGCGGAAGTGGACCTCGCGCCGGGCTCGGTGGAACGCGCGGGCGTGTCGTCGTGCGGGCCGTTCGTGATGCGCCATGGCCTGATCGAGATCGCCGCGCCCAACATCTGCGGCGGCATCGCGGGCCCGGCGCGCGGCCTGCCCAACGACTGGAAGACCGCCTTGCTGGAAGCGCCGCTGCGCGAGCGCTTCCGCGAGGTGCGCGTGGAGAACGACTGCGTCGCGGCGCTGGAGGCCGAGCGGCGCTGGGGTGCGCTGCAGGGCTTCGACCACTGCGCCTACATCACCTGGAGCACGGGTATCGGCTGCGGCCTGTGCGTGGACGGCCACGTGCTGCGCGGCAAGAACGGCAACGCGGGCCATGCGGGCCACATGTTCGTCTCGGACGACACCGAGGCGCTGTGCGGCTGCGGCAACATCGGCGACGTCGAAGCGCTCACGGCGGGCAACGCGATCGCCCGCCGTTTCGGCGCCGATGCGCCGACGCTGTTCCGCCTGGCGCAGCAGGGCGATCGTGACGCCGACGCCAAGGTCGACGAGTTGTGCCGTGTGCTGGGCCGCGCCCTTTACAACCTCATCGCCACGCTGGACCTCGAGCGCATCAGCATCGGCGGCAGCGTGTTCTGGCACAACCGCGACTACCTGTTGCCCAAGCTGAAGTCGCAGGTGAGGGGCAAGTTGCCCGCCCTGACCGACGGCTGCGAGCTCGTGGGCGCGGGCCTGCAGGACAAGGTCGGCGACTACGCCGCGCTGGCCTTGCTGGTCTAGCCGCCGAGCGCGCGCGCCACGGCTTCCACGCGGGCGCGCTGGATCTTCTCGCCGACCTGCGGGCCCTTCAGGCCCTGCGCCTGCGCGCTTTCGGCGATCTCGTGCGTCGGCACTTCCTGCGCCGCGGCCAGCGCGCCTTGCAGGCGTGCCGCTTGGGGGTAGTCCTTCGCGCCGTGGCCGCGCGCGATGCACTCGCAAGCGAGCAGGACGGCGTCGAACCGCTGCGGCTTGCGGAAGGCATCGCAGTGTTCGAGCAGGCGCACCAGCGTTTCGGCGTCGGCCTGCCCGCTCGCGTCGACGTTGCCGTGCTCGCGCGCGACCACCTCGGCGAGCTCGCGGCACTCGGTGGGCACGCGCAGGCGCTCGCACACGCCGCGCAGCCCTTCGCCGAGGCCGTGCACGAGGCAGGCGAAGCGCACGGGCAGCGGGGCGTCGCGGTGCGCCGCTTCGGCCAGCACGCGCGCCAGCGCCGCGTCCCAGCGCGCATCCAGCTCCGGCAGCAGCCGCGCCAGCGCGCCGCATTCGCGCAGCACGTCGAACATGCGGGCCGGCTCGCGCTCCATCAGGCCGCGCGCGAATTCCTGCCACACCCGCTCGGCCACCAGGGCGTCGGCCTCGCCGGCATCGACCATGCCGCGCATCAGGTGCAGCGTCTCCGGCGCCACGCGGAAGTCGCTGAAGCGCGCAGCGAAGCGGGCCAGCCGCAGGATGCGCACCGGGTCTTCGCGGAAAGCCTCAGTCACGTGGCGCAGCACGCGGGCCTTCAGGTCGCGCTGGCCCTGGAAGGGGTCGACGATGCGGCCCTGCGGGTCCTGCGCCATCGCGTTGATCGTGAGGTCGCGGCGCGCGAGGTCCTGCTCCAAGGTCACCGTCGGCTCGGCGTGGAAGGCAAAGCCGTGGTAGCCGCGGGCGGTCTTGCGCTCGGTGCGCGCCAGCGCGTACTCCTCGCGCGTCTCGGGATGCAGGAACACCGGGAAGTCCTTGCCCACCGGCAGGAAGCCTGCGGCGATCA carries:
- a CDS encoding multifunctional CCA tRNA nucleotidyl transferase/2'3'-cyclic phosphodiesterase/2'nucleotidase/phosphatase, translating into MQTYIVGGAVRDALLGLPVNDRDWVVVGASPQQLIAAGFLPVGKDFPVFLHPETREEYALARTERKTARGYHGFAFHAEPTVTLEQDLARRDLTINAMAQDPQGRIVDPFQGQRDLKARVLRHVTEAFREDPVRILRLARFAARFSDFRVAPETLHLMRGMVDAGEADALVAERVWQEFARGLMEREPARMFDVLRECGALARLLPELDARWDAALARVLAEAAHRDAPLPVRFACLVHGLGEGLRGVCERLRVPTECRELAEVVAREHGNVDASGQADAETLVRLLEHCDAFRKPQRFDAVLLACECIARGHGAKDYPQAARLQGALAAAQEVPTHEIAESAQAQGLKGPQVGEKIQRARVEAVARALGG
- a CDS encoding ROK family protein, with product MKACIDIGGTKVAVSLNSGAGLELIARRSEPTAKEGTNDALARQIVRMVDAACAEVDLAPGSVERAGVSSCGPFVMRHGLIEIAAPNICGGIAGPARGLPNDWKTALLEAPLRERFREVRVENDCVAALEAERRWGALQGFDHCAYITWSTGIGCGLCVDGHVLRGKNGNAGHAGHMFVSDDTEALCGCGNIGDVEALTAGNAIARRFGADAPTLFRLAQQGDRDADAKVDELCRVLGRALYNLIATLDLERISIGGSVFWHNRDYLLPKLKSQVRGKLPALTDGCELVGAGLQDKVGDYAALALLV
- a CDS encoding class I SAM-dependent methyltransferase, with the protein product MAGETPSVARELAQILREEIARAGGWLPFDRFMAWALYAPGLGYYANASRKFGQMPSSGSDFVTAPEMTPLFARALAVQLREALDRTGTDEVWEFGAGSGALAEQLLYELGDRVRRYTIVDVSATLQRRQRERVAAFGDKVQWALELPERMSGVVVGNEVLDAMPVKLLARVDGKWHERAVSCGDEGFVWNDQPTFLRPPAPIEGEHDYVTEVHAQAEAFVRTLADRLERGAAFFIDYGFPEAEYYHPQRYMGTLMTHRGHMADPDPLTRVGEKDITAHVNFTGIAMAAQEAGLLALGFTTQGRFLLNCGIAKWLAEADLPDRAAGHRLVAEHEMGELFKVIAFHKGEWWDAICFSEGDRTDRL
- a CDS encoding DUF2905 domain-containing protein, with amino-acid sequence MIRWFIVVFLALLLINALTPWLQRVGFGKLPGDFRFRWLGREWFLPVTSTIVLSLLVSLVAKVI